One window of the Sander lucioperca isolate FBNREF2018 chromosome 5, SLUC_FBN_1.2, whole genome shotgun sequence genome contains the following:
- the paf1 gene encoding RNA polymerase II-associated factor 1 homolog, with protein MAPTIQTQSQREDGHSRPSSHRTVPERSGVVCRVKYCNSLPDIPFDPKFITYPFDQHRFVQYKATSLEKQHKHELLTEPDLGVTIDLINPDTYRIDPNILLDPADEKLLEEDIQAPSSSKRSQQHAKVVPWMRKTEYISTEFNRYGVSNEKVEVKIGVSVKQQFTEEEIYKDRDSQISAIEKTFEDAQKSISQHYSKPRVTPVEVLPVFPDFKMWINPCAQVIFDSDPAPKDISGPAGVEMMSQAMIRGMMDEEGNQFVAYFLPHEETIRKRKRDCDEGMDYMPEDLYDYKIAREYNWNVKNKASKGYEENYFFIFRDGDGVYYNELETRVRLSKRRAKAGAQSTTNAVLVCKHRDMNEKELEAQEARKAQLENHEPEDEEEDMDKDLQDSGDEKEKGSGSEAENSGSESEREDEEREPRGEEDEEDEDREKRRRKASGSGSESGEERTREMRDEEEIFGSDDDSDDNEENEENENNKNSARSSGEEGSGSEDDGGNRGGSRSRSASPAHSDRSSEHSETQAHSGSGSERGSDSSDASDSE; from the exons ATGGCTCCAACGATTCAGACTCAATCTCAACGAGAAGACGGCCACAG TAGGCCATCCTCTCATAGAACTGTCCCAGAGAG GTCAGGGGTGGTCTGTCGAGTGAAGTACTGCAACAGCCTGCCTGACATCCCTTTTGACCCCAAATTCATCACATATCCATTTGATCAGCACAG GTTTGTACAGTATAAAGCCACTTCTCTAGAGAAGCAACACAAGCATGAGCTCCTGACTGAGCCGGACCTCGGGGTCACCATTGATCTCATCAACCCAGACACCTACCGCATAGACCCCAATA TACTGTTGGATCCCGCTGATGAAAAACTGTTGGAAGAAGACATCCAGGCTCCGTCCAGCTCCAAGAG GTCACAGCAGCATGCCAAAGTGGTCCCGTGGATGAGAAAGACAGAATATATTTCTACAGAGTTCAACAGATACGGCGTTTCCAACGAGAAAGTGGAAGTCAA GATCGGTGTATCTGTCAAACAGCAGTTCACAGAAGAAGAAATCTACAAGGACAGAGACAGCCAGATTTCTGCTATTGAGAAAACCTTTGAGGATGCACAGAAATCG ATTTCACAGCACTACAGTAAACCCAGAGTTACTCCTGTGGAGGTTCTACCCGTGTTCCCCGACTTCAAG ATGTGGATCAACCCATGTGCTCAGGTCATCTTTGACTCTGATCCTGCACCTAAAGACATATCGGGACCAGCGGGAGTGGAAATGATGTCTCAGGCCATGATCAG AGGTATGATGGATGAGGAGGGAAATCAGTTTGTGGCCTACTTCCTGCCCCATGAAGAAACCATTCGCAAGCGCAAGAGAGACTGCGATGAGGGGATGGACTACATGCCTGAGGATCT GTATGATTACAAGATAGCCAGGGAGTACAACTGGAATGTCAAGAACAAAGCCAGCAAGGGCTATGAAGAGAACTACTTCTTCATCTTCAGAGATGGAGATGGTGTTTACTACAATGAGCTCGAGACAAG GGTGCGTTTGAGCAAGAGGAGAGCCAAGGCTGGAGCACAGTCGACCACAAACGCTGTGCTGGTGTGTAAGCACAGAGACATGAACGAGAAGGAACTCGAAGCCCAG GAAGCTCGTAAAGCTCAGCTGGAGAACCATGAGCCagaagatgaagaggaagacATGGATAAGGACTTGCAGGACTCAG GTGACGAGAAAGAGAAGGGCAGCGGCAGTGAGGCAGAGAACTCTGGTAGTGAATCAGAGAGGGAAGACGAAGAGCGGGAACCGAGGGGAGAGGAGGACGAAGAGGACGAGGACCGAGAGAAGCGGAGAAGGAAGGCGAGCGGCAGCGGAAGTGAGAGCGGCGAGGAGAGGACGAGAGAAATGCGAGACGAGGAGGAGATCTTCGGCAGCGACGACGACAGCGACGACAACGAGGAGAACGAGGAAAACGAGAACAACAAGAACTCAGCCAGGAGCAGCGGCGAGGAGGGCAGCGGAAGCGAGGACGACGGAGGGAACCGCGGAGGCAGCAGGAGTCGCAGCGCCTCTCCAGCACACAGCGACCGCAGCAGTGAGCACTCAGAGACCCAGGCGCACAGCGGGAGTGGAAGTGAGAGAGGCTCAGACTCCAGTGATGCCAGTGACAGTGAATAA
- the gmfg gene encoding glia maturation factor gamma, translating to MSSSLVVCEVDESLKAKLSKFRFRKETNNAAILMKIDMVKQLVILEEEYEDISLDDLRNELPERQPRFIVYSYKYVHADGRVSYPLCFIFSSPMGCKPEQQMMYAGSKNQLVQAAELTKVFETRNADDLTEEWLKNQLAFFR from the exons TCAAGCTCTCTGGTTGTGTGTGAAGTGGATGAAAGTCTGAAAGCTAAACTGAGTAAGTTTAGATTTCGAAAAGAGACCAACAATGCTGCCATACTAA tgaAAATAGACATGGTGAAACAGCTTGTTATCCTTGAAGAGGAATATGAG GACATCTCACTGGATGACTTGAGAAATGAACTTCCAGAGCGGCAACCCAG ATTCATTGTCTACAGCTACAAATATGTCCATGCTGATGGAAGGGTGTCTTACCCTCTGTGTTTCATATTCTCCAGTCCAATGG GATGTAAGCCAGAGCAACAGATGATGTACGCAGGCAGCAAGAACCAACTGGTCCAAGCTGCAGAGCTCACAAAG GTCTTTGAAACAAGGAATGCTGATGACTTGACAGAAGAATGGCTGAAGAACCAGCTGGCGTTTTTCCGTTAA